Proteins from a single region of Takifugu rubripes chromosome 4, fTakRub1.2, whole genome shotgun sequence:
- the LOC105416341 gene encoding uncharacterized protein: MGQVLSTENDVSQSKEAVGSVLYDAMLEGDAVPDLGVVHPLLLASQDESINPGSHLQEQLRHLQSDIGDRAPAYLRDLISRLSTFSDEPRLAGLVGFVVTLLVDMVYTSSKHSNVRGKMAGLSSSQKVWELQEVMEEYLKRFRINLTDRNKLIQDTVRLEAQFSLILTQLKTRLIAGDCDSRSLKHWASGAAFNVQMLVHLSALQGQAEPLAAKAALEQYKEDLAQIIPAYRRVKSNTVCVVKCRGGLAASRDSTNEMQEEGSMTGLTVTDRETGKCVTISLSTLEFEIGRRVSGETSANVTSSINLDLITSDQYSQAYLDYFFSDKGPITKLENYFIGANDRQRKQKMPLGCKIKSETGKQRYINDGETTEGKRPLGNMERGNQRDENLQLSIVETQPHE, encoded by the exons ATGGGCCAAGTTTTGTCAACAGAAAACGATGTTTCTCAGTCGAAGGAGGCAGTTGGATCTGTTCTTTATGATGCCATGTTGGAGGGCGATGCCGTGCCGGACCTTGGAGTTGTCCACCCTCTCCTCCTGGCCAGTCAGGATGAGAGCATTAACCCCGGGTCCCATCTTCAGGAACAGCTGCGTCAT ctgcagagtGACATTGGTGACAGGGCGCCTGCCTACCTGAGGGATCTGATTAGCCGTCTGTCAACCTTCTCTGATGAGCCCCGCCTGGCTGGCCTTGTGGGATTCGTGGTCACGTTGTTGGTGGATATGGTCTACACGTcatcaaaacattcaaatgtgAGAGGAAAGATGGCAGGGTTATCATCAAGCCAG AAAGTCTGGGAACTCCAGGAAGTGATGGAAGAGTATCTGAAGCGTTTTAGAATCAACCTGACTGACAGAAACAAGCTGATTCAGGATACCGTCAGACTTGAGGCCCAGTTTAGCCTCATTCTCACCCAGCTGAAGACCCGTCTAATTGCAGGCGACTGTGATTCCAG GTCTTTGAAGCACTGGGCCAGTGGAGCTGCTTTTAACGTCCAGATGTTGGTTCATCTTTCAGCTCTTCAGGGGCAGGCAGAGCCCCTGGCAGCAAAGGCAGCACTGGAGCAGTACAAAGAAGATCTCGCTCAAATAATACCTGCATACAG ACGTGTTAAGTCCAATACCGTGTGTGTGGTGAAGTGTCGAGGGGGCCTTGCAGCTTCACGTGACTCCACCAATGAGATGCAAGAAGAGGGCTCCATGACAGGTCTCACAGtaacagacagagagactggGAAGTGTGTGACAATCTCTTTATCCACACTGGAGTTTGAAATAG GTAGAAGAGTCTCTGGTGAGACTTCTGCAAATGTGACCTCCTCCATCAACCTGGACCTGATCACATCAGATCAATACTCACAAGCATACCTGGATTACTTTTTCTCTGACAAAGGCCCAATAACAAAGCTGGAGAATTATTTTATTGGGGCCAATGACaggcaaagaaaacaaaagatgccATTAGGTTGCAAAATAAAGAGCGAGACGGGAAAACAGAGATATATCAATGATGGAGAGACCACAGAAGGAAAAAGGCCATTGGGAAACATGGAAAGAGGTAACCAGAGGGATGAAAACTTACAACTGAGCATTGTGGAGACACAGCCACATGAATGA
- the thumpd2 gene encoding THUMP domain-containing protein 2, translated as MAESKNDGNLIRYYCTAGKGMELFLLEELKKNLAAEDVYQIPGKVIFSSTADVNRLCQLKAAERIFLFLKQDHPVSITAKTNPAKAASALQSRLLGDIEQWTSAVRTWTRLQREMVYRSYPVRLSKGSTREDSVVQKRNEPSGTGKKRKRDDDVDEEKWTFPPQENTSGIRNRHNTLTDQSKDDAKKANTSGEASQIPMRLSTTQLPSAPISFRINCKCSGSLSRCFTPQEVSKVIGVGLSRHLGWKTDLKNPQLEVNIHLSDDHCLMGIPLSRLPLANRCYIKNTGLRSTIAWAIASLAQIQPGFCVLDPMCGVGTILIEAAQEHTDALFLGMDIDDGQIQRANENIEFAEVENRIHLTKASSMMIPLSDGRVDVVVCDLPFGRKFGNKVDMAAKLPLILTEMERVLCVGGTLVLLLSPQLSCLLKKLLEKSHTETSSNNDSKSQAGLQSYPPPPLPAGRVTLKIDQEIHSSPIQDLGRQTDLHTFHSSLKHQESFRVSLGLIDGIIHKYVKTII; from the exons ATGGCTGAATCGAAAAACGATGGAAATTTAATTCGTTATTACTGCACTGCTGGTAAAGGGATGGAACTTTTTTTACTTGAAGAGTTGAAGAAGAATCTGGCGGCTGAAGAT GTTTATCAGATCCCAGGTAAAGTGATATTCAGCTCCACTGCTGATGTTAACAGACTTTGTCAGCTGAAAGCTGCAGAGAGAATTTTCCTTTTCCTGAAACAAGACCACCCAGTTTCCATTACGGCAAAGACAAACCCAG CAAAAGCAGCCTCCGCGTTGCAGTCCCGACTTTTGGGGGACATTGAGCAGTGGACCAGCGCTGTAAGGACATGGACTCGCCTGCAGAGGGAGATGGTATACAGATCGTATCCTGTCAGGCTATCAAAAGGAAGTACAAGAGAAGATAGTGTTGTTCAAAAGAGGAATGAACCATCTGGAAcgggaaagaagagaaagagagatgatgatgttgatgaggAGAAGTGGACCTTTCCACCGCAGGAAAATACTAGTGGCATTAGGAATAGGCACAATACTTTAACGGACCAATCTAAAGACGACGCAAAAAAAG CTAATACTTCTGGAGAAGCAAGTCAGATTCCAATGCGACTCAGTACGACCCAGCTTCCTTCTGCCCCAATCTCATTCAGAATCAACTGCAAGTGTAGTGGATCTTTGTCTCGATGCTTCACTCCACAG GAGGTGAGCAAAGTAATTGGAGTAGGTTTGAGCAGACACCTTGGCTGGAAGACTGACCTGAAGAATCCACAATTAGag gtgaacATTCATTTGAGTGATGATCATTGCCTGATGGGGATCCCATTAAGCAG GTTACCTCTGGCGAACAGATGTTACATTAAAAATACTGGACTAAGGTCCACTATAGCCTGGGCCATCGCCTCATTGGCTCAGATACAG CCAGGTTTTTGCGTCCTTGACCCAATGTGCGGTGTGGGGACTATTTTGATAGAAGCAGCACAGGAACACACG GATGCCCTTTTCCTTGGTATGGACATTGATGATGGACAGATCCAGAGAGCGAATGAGAACATAGAGTTTGCAGAAGTTGAAAACAGAATACACTTAACGAAAGCTTCATCAATGA TGATACCGCTGTCTGACGGCAGGGTAGATGTTGTCGTGTGTGACCTGCCGTTTGGCAGGAAGTTTGGCAACAAAGTTGATATGGCTGCCAAGTTGCCTCTCATCCTTACTGAGATGGAGAG AGTCCTCTGTGTTGGTGGAACCCTTGTTCTTCTTCTGAGTCCACAGTTATCCTGTCTTTTGAAGAAACTGCTTGAAAAGAGTCATACTGAAACATCATCTAACAATGACTCAaagtctcaggctggtctccaAAGTTACCCACCTCCTCCATTGCCAGCAGGGAGAGTCACTTTAAAGATTGATCAGGAAATCCATTCATCACCCATCCAGGACCTAGGCCGCCAGACTGATCTTCATACATTTCATTCCTCTCTCAAGCATCAAGAATCCTTTAGAGTCAGTCTTGGGTTGATAGATGGAATCATCCACAAATATGTCAAGACAATCATATGA